The following are encoded in a window of Lagenorhynchus albirostris chromosome 3, mLagAlb1.1, whole genome shotgun sequence genomic DNA:
- the PRKAA1 gene encoding 5'-AMP-activated protein kinase catalytic subunit alpha-1 isoform X2 — protein sequence MVMEYVSGGELFDYICKNGRLDEKESRRLFQQILSGVDYCHRHMVVHRDLKPENVLLDAHMNAKIADFGLSNMMSDGEFLRTSCGSPNYAAPEVISGRLYAGPEVDIWSSGVILYALLCGTLPFDDDHVPTLFKKICDGIFYTPQYLNPSVISLLKHMLQVDPMKRATIKDIREHEWFKQDLPKYLFPEDPSYSSTMIDDEALKEVCEKFECSEEEVLSCLYNRNHQDPLAVAYHLIIDNRRIMNEAKDFYLATSPPDSFLDDHHLTRPHPERVPFLVAETPRARHTLDELNPQKSKHQGVRKAKWHLGIRSQSRPNDIMAEVCRAIKQLDYEWKVVNPYYLRVRRKNPVTSTFSKMSLQLYQVDSRTYLLDFRSIDDEITEAKSGTATPQRSGSVSNYRACQRNDSDAEAQGKSSEASLTSSVTSLDSSPVDLTPRPGSHTIEFFEMCANLIKILAQ from the exons ATGGTGATGGAATATGTCTCAGGAGGAGAGCTATTTGATTATATCTGTAAAAACGGAAGG CTGGATGAAAAAGAAAGTCGGCGTCTGTTCCAACAAATCCTTTCTGGTGTGGATTATTGTCACAGGCATATGGTGGTCCACAGAGATTTGAAACCTGAAAATGTCCTGCTTGATGCACACATGAATGCAAAGATTGCTGATTTTG GTCTTTCAAACATGATGTCAGATGGTGAATTTTTAAGAACAAGTTGTGGCTCACCCAACTATGCTGCACCAGAAGTAATTTCAGGAAG ATTGTATGCTGGTCCAGAGGTAGATATATGGAGCAGTGGGGTTATTCTCTATGCTTTATTATGTGGAACACTTCCATTCGATGATGATCACGTGCCAACTCTTTTTAAGAAGATATGTGATGGGATCTTTTATACCCCTCAGTATTTAAACCCTTCTGTGATTAGCCTTTTGAAACATATGCTGCAGGTGGATCCCATGAAGAGAGCCACAATCAAAGATATCAG GGAACATGAATGGTTTAAACAGGACCTTCCAAAATATCTCTTTCCTGAGGATCCATCATATAGTTCAACCATGATTGATGATGAAGCCTTAAAAGAAGTATGTGAAAAATTTGAATGCTCAGAAGAGGAGGTTCTCAGCTGCCTTTATAACAGAAATCACCAGGACCCTTTGGCAGTTGCCTACCACCTCATAATAGACAACAGGAGAATAATGAATGAGGCCAAAGATTTTTACTTGGCAACAAGCCCACCAGATTCTTTTCTCGATGATCACCACTTGACCCGGCCCCATCCTGAAAGAGTACCATTCTTGGTTGCTGAAACACCAAGGGCACGCCATACCCTCGATGAATTAAATCCACAGAAATCCAAACACCAAGGTGTAAGGAAAGCAAAATGGCATTTGGGAATTAGAAGTCAAAGTCGCCCAAATGATATCATGGCAGAAGTTTGTAGAGCAATTAAACAACTGGATTATGAATGGAAg GTTGTAAACCCATATTATTTGCGTGTTCGAAGGAAGAATCCTGTGACAAGTACATTCTCCAAAATGAGTCTACAGTTATACCAAGTGGACAGTAGAACATACTTATTGGATTTCCGTAGTATTGATG ATGAAATTACTGAAGCCAAATCAGGGACTGCTACTCCACAGAGATCGGGCTCAGTTAGCAACTATCGAGCTTGCCAAAGGAATGATTCAGATGCTGAGGCTCAAGGAAAATCCTCAGAAGCTTCTCTTACCTCATCTGTAACGTCACTTGACTCTTCTCCTGTTGACTTAACTCCAAGACCTGGAAGTCACACAATAGAATTTTTTGAGATGTGTGCAAATCTAATTAAAATTCTTGCACAGTAA
- the PRKAA1 gene encoding 5'-AMP-activated protein kinase catalytic subunit alpha-1 isoform X3 encodes MGKGPQGLLLDEKESRRLFQQILSGVDYCHRHMVVHRDLKPENVLLDAHMNAKIADFGLSNMMSDGEFLRTSCGSPNYAAPEVISGRLYAGPEVDIWSSGVILYALLCGTLPFDDDHVPTLFKKICDGIFYTPQYLNPSVISLLKHMLQVDPMKRATIKDIREHEWFKQDLPKYLFPEDPSYSSTMIDDEALKEVCEKFECSEEEVLSCLYNRNHQDPLAVAYHLIIDNRRIMNEAKDFYLATSPPDSFLDDHHLTRPHPERVPFLVAETPRARHTLDELNPQKSKHQGVRKAKWHLGIRSQSRPNDIMAEVCRAIKQLDYEWKVVNPYYLRVRRKNPVTSTFSKMSLQLYQVDSRTYLLDFRSIDDEITEAKSGTATPQRSGSVSNYRACQRNDSDAEAQGKSSEASLTSSVTSLDSSPVDLTPRPGSHTIEFFEMCANLIKILAQ; translated from the exons ATGGGGAAAGGCCCGCAAGGCTTACTG CTGGATGAAAAAGAAAGTCGGCGTCTGTTCCAACAAATCCTTTCTGGTGTGGATTATTGTCACAGGCATATGGTGGTCCACAGAGATTTGAAACCTGAAAATGTCCTGCTTGATGCACACATGAATGCAAAGATTGCTGATTTTG GTCTTTCAAACATGATGTCAGATGGTGAATTTTTAAGAACAAGTTGTGGCTCACCCAACTATGCTGCACCAGAAGTAATTTCAGGAAG ATTGTATGCTGGTCCAGAGGTAGATATATGGAGCAGTGGGGTTATTCTCTATGCTTTATTATGTGGAACACTTCCATTCGATGATGATCACGTGCCAACTCTTTTTAAGAAGATATGTGATGGGATCTTTTATACCCCTCAGTATTTAAACCCTTCTGTGATTAGCCTTTTGAAACATATGCTGCAGGTGGATCCCATGAAGAGAGCCACAATCAAAGATATCAG GGAACATGAATGGTTTAAACAGGACCTTCCAAAATATCTCTTTCCTGAGGATCCATCATATAGTTCAACCATGATTGATGATGAAGCCTTAAAAGAAGTATGTGAAAAATTTGAATGCTCAGAAGAGGAGGTTCTCAGCTGCCTTTATAACAGAAATCACCAGGACCCTTTGGCAGTTGCCTACCACCTCATAATAGACAACAGGAGAATAATGAATGAGGCCAAAGATTTTTACTTGGCAACAAGCCCACCAGATTCTTTTCTCGATGATCACCACTTGACCCGGCCCCATCCTGAAAGAGTACCATTCTTGGTTGCTGAAACACCAAGGGCACGCCATACCCTCGATGAATTAAATCCACAGAAATCCAAACACCAAGGTGTAAGGAAAGCAAAATGGCATTTGGGAATTAGAAGTCAAAGTCGCCCAAATGATATCATGGCAGAAGTTTGTAGAGCAATTAAACAACTGGATTATGAATGGAAg GTTGTAAACCCATATTATTTGCGTGTTCGAAGGAAGAATCCTGTGACAAGTACATTCTCCAAAATGAGTCTACAGTTATACCAAGTGGACAGTAGAACATACTTATTGGATTTCCGTAGTATTGATG ATGAAATTACTGAAGCCAAATCAGGGACTGCTACTCCACAGAGATCGGGCTCAGTTAGCAACTATCGAGCTTGCCAAAGGAATGATTCAGATGCTGAGGCTCAAGGAAAATCCTCAGAAGCTTCTCTTACCTCATCTGTAACGTCACTTGACTCTTCTCCTGTTGACTTAACTCCAAGACCTGGAAGTCACACAATAGAATTTTTTGAGATGTGTGCAAATCTAATTAAAATTCTTGCACAGTAA
- the PRKAA1 gene encoding 5'-AMP-activated protein kinase catalytic subunit alpha-1 isoform X1 gives MRRLSSWRKMATAEKQKHDGRVKIGHYILGDTLGVGTFGKVKVGKHELTGHKVAVKILNRQKIRSLDVVGKIRREIQNLKLFRHPHIIKLYQVISTPSDIFMVMEYVSGGELFDYICKNGRLDEKESRRLFQQILSGVDYCHRHMVVHRDLKPENVLLDAHMNAKIADFGLSNMMSDGEFLRTSCGSPNYAAPEVISGRLYAGPEVDIWSSGVILYALLCGTLPFDDDHVPTLFKKICDGIFYTPQYLNPSVISLLKHMLQVDPMKRATIKDIREHEWFKQDLPKYLFPEDPSYSSTMIDDEALKEVCEKFECSEEEVLSCLYNRNHQDPLAVAYHLIIDNRRIMNEAKDFYLATSPPDSFLDDHHLTRPHPERVPFLVAETPRARHTLDELNPQKSKHQGVRKAKWHLGIRSQSRPNDIMAEVCRAIKQLDYEWKVVNPYYLRVRRKNPVTSTFSKMSLQLYQVDSRTYLLDFRSIDDEITEAKSGTATPQRSGSVSNYRACQRNDSDAEAQGKSSEASLTSSVTSLDSSPVDLTPRPGSHTIEFFEMCANLIKILAQ, from the exons TTGGCAAACATGAATTGACTGGGCATAAAGTTGCTGTGAAGATACTCAATCGACAGAAGATTCGAAGCCTTGATGTAGTAGGAAAAATCCGCAGAGAAATTCAGAACCTCAAGCTTTTCAGGCATCCTCATATAATTAAACT GTACCAGGTCATCAGTACACCATCTGATATTTTCATGGTGATGGAATATGTCTCAGGAGGAGAGCTATTTGATTATATCTGTAAAAACGGAAGG CTGGATGAAAAAGAAAGTCGGCGTCTGTTCCAACAAATCCTTTCTGGTGTGGATTATTGTCACAGGCATATGGTGGTCCACAGAGATTTGAAACCTGAAAATGTCCTGCTTGATGCACACATGAATGCAAAGATTGCTGATTTTG GTCTTTCAAACATGATGTCAGATGGTGAATTTTTAAGAACAAGTTGTGGCTCACCCAACTATGCTGCACCAGAAGTAATTTCAGGAAG ATTGTATGCTGGTCCAGAGGTAGATATATGGAGCAGTGGGGTTATTCTCTATGCTTTATTATGTGGAACACTTCCATTCGATGATGATCACGTGCCAACTCTTTTTAAGAAGATATGTGATGGGATCTTTTATACCCCTCAGTATTTAAACCCTTCTGTGATTAGCCTTTTGAAACATATGCTGCAGGTGGATCCCATGAAGAGAGCCACAATCAAAGATATCAG GGAACATGAATGGTTTAAACAGGACCTTCCAAAATATCTCTTTCCTGAGGATCCATCATATAGTTCAACCATGATTGATGATGAAGCCTTAAAAGAAGTATGTGAAAAATTTGAATGCTCAGAAGAGGAGGTTCTCAGCTGCCTTTATAACAGAAATCACCAGGACCCTTTGGCAGTTGCCTACCACCTCATAATAGACAACAGGAGAATAATGAATGAGGCCAAAGATTTTTACTTGGCAACAAGCCCACCAGATTCTTTTCTCGATGATCACCACTTGACCCGGCCCCATCCTGAAAGAGTACCATTCTTGGTTGCTGAAACACCAAGGGCACGCCATACCCTCGATGAATTAAATCCACAGAAATCCAAACACCAAGGTGTAAGGAAAGCAAAATGGCATTTGGGAATTAGAAGTCAAAGTCGCCCAAATGATATCATGGCAGAAGTTTGTAGAGCAATTAAACAACTGGATTATGAATGGAAg GTTGTAAACCCATATTATTTGCGTGTTCGAAGGAAGAATCCTGTGACAAGTACATTCTCCAAAATGAGTCTACAGTTATACCAAGTGGACAGTAGAACATACTTATTGGATTTCCGTAGTATTGATG ATGAAATTACTGAAGCCAAATCAGGGACTGCTACTCCACAGAGATCGGGCTCAGTTAGCAACTATCGAGCTTGCCAAAGGAATGATTCAGATGCTGAGGCTCAAGGAAAATCCTCAGAAGCTTCTCTTACCTCATCTGTAACGTCACTTGACTCTTCTCCTGTTGACTTAACTCCAAGACCTGGAAGTCACACAATAGAATTTTTTGAGATGTGTGCAAATCTAATTAAAATTCTTGCACAGTAA